A single window of Phycisphaeraceae bacterium DNA harbors:
- the thiC gene encoding phosphomethylpyrimidine synthase translates to MPAPSEKTAWDFLPDGWRASFSHAPGAGTDDAAPPPGCRVATFETARGQGVRVTLPAGFTPITQLEHARLGIVTPQMKRVAEREPHFGELFPSRGGEAVRDEVAAGRMVIPANINHLKHRLDPMAIGRASLTKINANMGASPVSSGTHEELEKLDWAVKWGADTVMDLSTGGDIDACREAFCRHSTVPIGTVPIYSMIIGKKIEDLDWPTIEASLHHQARQGVDYFTIHAGVRRAHLKHVRNRLIGIVSRGGSLLAKWMLVHNSENIMYTRWDDICDILREYDVTFSIGDGLRPGGLADATDAAQLAELETLGELTERAWRKGVQVMIEGPGHVPFDQIEYNAKVQRTLCHGAPFYVLGPLVTDMFPGYDHITSCIGATSMAYHGAAMLCYVTPKEHLGLPKKDDVKQGCIAYKIAAHAADVALGIPGTRDRDDELTRARAALNWEKHFELSFDPDTARAYHDEDLDVDTDFCAMCGHDWCSVRISKEIQEFASGKAEGFERGRPVKSAALTPEQREILERRGVLSPDEIHRLASKTKKAVGADAGKAGCHSDYADADAARQKQGEVMVQVDVRPALGIAKEDRVV, encoded by the coding sequence ATGCCCGCGCCCAGCGAGAAGACCGCGTGGGACTTCCTGCCCGATGGGTGGCGGGCCTCCTTCAGCCACGCACCGGGCGCCGGAACTGATGATGCGGCGCCGCCCCCGGGCTGCCGGGTCGCCACCTTCGAGACCGCCCGCGGCCAGGGCGTCCGCGTGACCCTCCCGGCCGGCTTCACCCCGATCACCCAGCTCGAGCACGCCCGCCTGGGGATCGTGACGCCGCAGATGAAGCGGGTCGCCGAGCGCGAGCCGCACTTTGGCGAGCTCTTCCCCAGCCGCGGCGGCGAGGCGGTCCGCGACGAGGTCGCCGCGGGGCGGATGGTCATCCCCGCCAACATCAACCACCTCAAGCACCGCCTCGACCCGATGGCGATCGGGCGGGCGAGCCTCACCAAGATCAACGCCAACATGGGCGCCTCGCCCGTCTCCTCGGGGACGCACGAGGAACTCGAGAAGCTCGACTGGGCGGTGAAGTGGGGGGCCGACACGGTGATGGACCTCTCCACCGGCGGCGACATCGACGCCTGCCGCGAGGCCTTCTGCCGGCACTCGACCGTCCCCATCGGCACGGTCCCCATCTACTCGATGATCATCGGGAAGAAGATCGAGGACCTGGACTGGCCGACGATCGAGGCCTCGCTGCACCACCAGGCCCGCCAGGGGGTCGACTACTTCACCATCCACGCCGGCGTCCGGCGGGCGCACCTCAAGCACGTCCGTAACCGCCTGATCGGCATCGTCAGCCGCGGCGGCTCGCTGCTCGCCAAGTGGATGCTCGTCCACAACAGCGAGAACATCATGTACACCCGCTGGGACGACATCTGCGACATCCTGCGGGAGTACGACGTGACCTTCTCCATCGGCGACGGCCTGCGCCCCGGCGGCCTCGCGGATGCGACCGATGCGGCCCAGCTCGCCGAACTCGAGACCCTCGGCGAGCTCACCGAGCGCGCCTGGCGCAAGGGCGTGCAGGTCATGATCGAGGGCCCCGGCCACGTCCCCTTCGACCAGATCGAGTACAACGCCAAGGTGCAGCGCACGCTCTGTCACGGGGCGCCCTTCTACGTGCTGGGCCCGCTGGTGACGGACATGTTCCCCGGCTACGACCACATCACCAGCTGCATCGGCGCGACCTCGATGGCCTACCACGGCGCCGCGATGCTCTGCTACGTCACGCCCAAGGAGCACCTGGGGCTCCCCAAGAAGGACGATGTGAAGCAAGGCTGCATCGCCTACAAGATCGCCGCCCACGCGGCGGACGTCGCCCTGGGCATCCCGGGGACGCGCGACCGCGACGACGAGCTGACGCGGGCCCGCGCCGCGCTCAACTGGGAGAAGCACTTCGAACTATCCTTCGACCCCGACACCGCGCGGGCCTACCACGATGAGGACCTCGACGTCGACACCGACTTCTGCGCCATGTGCGGGCACGACTGGTGCAGCGTCCGCATCAGCAAGGAGATCCAGGAGTTCGCCAGCGGCAAGGCCGAGGGGTTCGAGCGGGGCAGGCCCGTGAAGTCCGCCGCGCTCACGCCCGAGCAGCGGGAGATCCTCGAGCGCCGCGGCGTCCTCTCGCCCGATGAGATCCACCGGCTCGCGAGCAAGACCAAGAAGGCCGTCGGCGCCGACGCCGGCAAGGCGGGCTGCCACAGCGACTACGCCGATGCGGACGCCGCGCGGCAGAAGCAGGGCGAGGTCATGGTGCAGGTGGACGTGCGTCCGGCGCTGGGGATCGCGAAGGAAGACCGGGTGGTGTGA
- a CDS encoding DUF1801 domain-containing protein, whose protein sequence is MQSKAATVSDYLAGLPEDRSQAIQAVRKVILANLGKGYQEGMQYGMIGYFVPHSVYPAGYHCDPKQPLPFAGLASQKNHMSVYLMCTYGNVEHLKWFHQAWAKTGKKLDMGKSCIRFKRVEDLALDVIGEAIQRVPVRAFIEHYERAILTSNKAAAAKRGTVKKAAAAKAPAKTVRKTTAKKAAKAGVRRAASAR, encoded by the coding sequence ATGCAGAGCAAAGCCGCCACCGTTTCGGACTACCTCGCCGGGCTGCCCGAGGATCGATCACAGGCAATCCAGGCGGTTCGCAAGGTGATCCTGGCCAACCTCGGGAAGGGGTACCAGGAGGGCATGCAGTACGGCATGATCGGGTACTTCGTGCCCCACAGCGTGTACCCGGCAGGGTACCACTGCGACCCGAAGCAGCCGCTGCCGTTCGCCGGGCTGGCGTCGCAGAAGAACCACATGTCGGTCTACCTCATGTGCACGTACGGCAATGTGGAGCACCTGAAGTGGTTCCACCAGGCGTGGGCGAAGACGGGGAAGAAGCTCGACATGGGCAAGTCGTGCATCCGGTTCAAACGCGTGGAGGACCTGGCGCTGGACGTGATCGGCGAGGCGATCCAGCGCGTGCCGGTTCGGGCGTTCATCGAGCATTACGAGCGGGCGATCCTGACCAGCAACAAGGCGGCCGCGGCGAAGCGGGGGACGGTCAAGAAGGCAGCCGCTGCAAAGGCGCCCGCGAAGACCGTCCGCAAGACGACGGCGAAGAAGGCCGCCAAGGCGGGGGTGAGGCGGGCGGCTTCAGCGAGGTGA
- a CDS encoding HDIG domain-containing protein: protein MAPEPQKPGTRILSEEIRRAAKRRPVDLGGLMRQPGIGLTVLVWVAFAVVCTVLLNITREQPILSVGRVMNETAAVRVGFELEDRPATDEDRKSVRQQTPRVYVADTAVLMDIQGSLVNLPRTVSTAETIDDVAKEIREQFRLTPESLAALKSAVSEAGAPSEAWTMAVGRLVERLTWRPLLDQQTWQRETQSFNKMIELRVSTTDGLERRLVPSNEAVNIDDGAKLAETMRALIREAGFAAPVSSAVLSRLTVLPRPTYRFDQTATTARQNEAAAKVAPRMIKPAPGQVIFARGDRLTPNALELYRAEKSEYLARAERWQVWLPRLSVAGAVTAVTLALAGYAALFCPRIRRRPGRAAGVAGLLAGMLLVTCWLAAADPRLVIVAAVAPTVFATVLLVIAYDQRVALAFGCLQGVLVCIALEEPIGTYALIVTGIGVCVWMLKEVRDRSTLVKMGVVTGLTLAGGTIVVSLIDRPMTTASLEQTVRDAALAGSGGVLVSMLVLFILPWIERAFGVATSLTLIELRDPKQPLLRELQQRAPGTYNHSLNVASLGEAAAESIKANGLLAYVGALYHDVGKMNKPEYFVENQTPGLNKHDKLSPAMSLLVIVGHVKDGMELAREFNLPKGLHHFIEAHHGTTLVEYFFNRARKMAAGAPGGETQEPPQEIEYRYPGPKPRTKEVAITMLCDAVESAARSMPNPTPSRIEAIVRALATKRLMDGQFDDSDLTLRELNTIVEAVTRTLTSIYHGRIAYPDGVVPGVATGGGPGVAGPKTGDVRLQEADQPTRAGEAVGRAG from the coding sequence ATGGCGCCAGAACCGCAGAAACCTGGGACGAGGATTCTCTCCGAGGAGATCCGTCGGGCCGCCAAGCGGCGTCCGGTGGACCTTGGCGGGCTGATGCGGCAGCCGGGCATCGGGCTGACGGTGCTGGTGTGGGTGGCGTTCGCCGTGGTGTGCACGGTGCTGCTGAACATCACGAGGGAGCAGCCGATCCTGAGCGTCGGCCGTGTGATGAATGAAACGGCGGCGGTGCGGGTGGGGTTCGAACTGGAGGATCGGCCGGCGACGGACGAGGACCGCAAGTCGGTCCGGCAGCAGACGCCTCGCGTGTACGTCGCGGACACCGCGGTGCTGATGGACATCCAGGGGTCGCTGGTGAACCTGCCGCGGACGGTGTCGACGGCGGAGACGATTGATGATGTGGCCAAGGAGATCCGGGAGCAGTTCCGACTGACGCCCGAGAGCCTGGCGGCGCTCAAGAGCGCGGTGAGCGAGGCGGGGGCGCCGAGCGAGGCGTGGACGATGGCGGTCGGGCGGCTGGTCGAACGGCTGACGTGGCGGCCGCTGCTGGACCAGCAGACGTGGCAGCGCGAGACGCAGTCGTTCAACAAGATGATCGAGCTGCGCGTGAGCACGACCGACGGGCTGGAGCGGCGGCTGGTGCCCTCGAACGAGGCCGTGAACATCGACGACGGCGCGAAGCTGGCGGAGACGATGCGGGCGTTGATCCGCGAGGCGGGCTTCGCGGCGCCGGTCTCCTCGGCGGTGCTGAGCCGGCTCACGGTCCTCCCCCGGCCGACGTACCGATTCGACCAGACGGCCACGACCGCGCGGCAGAACGAGGCGGCGGCCAAGGTGGCCCCGCGGATGATCAAGCCGGCGCCGGGGCAGGTGATCTTCGCCCGAGGCGACCGGCTGACGCCCAACGCGCTCGAGTTGTACCGGGCCGAGAAGAGCGAGTACCTGGCGCGGGCGGAGCGGTGGCAAGTGTGGCTGCCGCGGCTGAGCGTGGCCGGGGCGGTGACGGCCGTCACGCTTGCCCTGGCGGGGTACGCGGCGCTGTTCTGCCCGCGGATCCGTCGCCGGCCGGGGCGCGCGGCGGGGGTCGCGGGGCTGCTCGCGGGGATGCTGCTGGTGACGTGCTGGCTCGCGGCGGCGGACCCGAGGCTGGTGATCGTCGCGGCGGTCGCGCCAACGGTGTTCGCGACGGTGCTGCTGGTGATCGCGTACGACCAGCGGGTGGCGCTGGCCTTCGGGTGCCTGCAGGGCGTGCTGGTGTGCATCGCGCTGGAGGAGCCGATCGGGACGTACGCGCTGATCGTGACGGGCATCGGCGTGTGTGTGTGGATGCTCAAGGAGGTGCGGGATCGGTCGACGCTCGTCAAGATGGGCGTGGTGACTGGCCTGACGCTGGCGGGCGGGACGATCGTGGTCAGCCTCATCGACCGGCCGATGACCACCGCGTCGCTGGAACAGACGGTGCGCGATGCGGCGCTGGCGGGGAGCGGCGGGGTGCTGGTGTCGATGCTGGTGCTGTTCATCCTGCCGTGGATCGAGCGGGCCTTCGGGGTGGCGACGAGCCTGACGCTGATCGAGCTGCGAGATCCGAAGCAGCCGCTGCTGCGCGAGCTGCAGCAGCGTGCGCCGGGGACGTACAACCACTCGCTCAACGTCGCGAGCCTGGGAGAGGCCGCGGCGGAGTCGATCAAGGCCAACGGGCTGCTGGCGTACGTGGGGGCGCTGTACCACGACGTGGGCAAGATGAACAAGCCCGAGTACTTCGTGGAGAACCAGACGCCGGGGCTGAACAAGCACGACAAGCTCAGCCCGGCGATGAGCCTGCTGGTGATCGTGGGGCACGTGAAGGACGGCATGGAGCTCGCCCGGGAGTTCAACCTGCCCAAGGGGCTGCACCACTTCATCGAGGCGCACCACGGGACCACGCTGGTGGAGTACTTCTTCAACCGGGCGAGGAAGATGGCGGCGGGCGCGCCCGGCGGGGAGACGCAGGAGCCGCCGCAGGAGATCGAGTACCGCTACCCCGGGCCCAAGCCGCGCACCAAGGAGGTCGCCATCACGATGCTCTGCGACGCCGTGGAGAGCGCGGCGCGGAGCATGCCCAACCCGACGCCCAGCCGCATCGAGGCGATCGTGCGGGCGCTGGCGACCAAGCGGCTCATGGACGGGCAGTTCGACGACAGCGACCTGACGCTGCGGGAGCTCAACACGATCGTCGAGGCGGTGACGCGCACGCTGACGTCGATCTACCACGGCCGGATCGCGTACCCCGACGGGGTGGTGCCCGGCGTGGCCACCGGCGGCGGGCCGGGAGTCGCGGGGCCCAAGACGGGCGACGTCCGCCTCCAGGAGGCCGATCAGCCGACGCGGGCAGGCGAGGCGGTCGGCCGGGCGGGGTAG
- a CDS encoding PhoH family protein, translating to MDVTIQVPEGAERVVMLGLGDRNLKMIREALGVKVSARAGTVTISGDRDAVASARGVLEYLRDASDRGDHLERDEVLELIGRATDGARSGRRRRADGNGFEADGMGGLPEPGWHDGLDVYSSGQRVRPKSPNQDRYLQAIRDNDLVFGIGPAGTGKTYLAVAAAVQLLKSNRVKRLILVRPAVEAGERLGFLPGDIEAKVHPYLRPLLDALHDMMDYATIKRFMLSDVVEIVPLAYMRGRTLNNACIILDEAQNSTRGQMQMFLTRMGHGSKTIVNGDTTQIDLPDPTASGLVDAARRLRRVPGVDFVTLDRADIVRHPLVQRIVEAYGNPEHPERADLIEQGQGMAKTTPESRGVDETDLSVSNGGTPQERR from the coding sequence GTGGACGTCACGATACAAGTGCCCGAGGGGGCCGAGCGTGTGGTCATGCTCGGCTTGGGCGATCGGAACCTGAAGATGATCAGGGAGGCCCTCGGGGTGAAGGTCAGTGCGCGCGCCGGGACTGTCACGATCAGCGGGGATCGGGACGCGGTCGCATCCGCCCGCGGGGTGCTGGAATACCTCCGGGATGCATCGGACCGGGGCGACCACCTGGAGCGAGACGAGGTCCTTGAGTTGATCGGCCGCGCCACCGACGGGGCGCGGAGCGGCCGGCGCCGGAGGGCGGACGGAAACGGGTTCGAGGCCGACGGCATGGGGGGACTCCCGGAGCCTGGCTGGCACGACGGTCTGGATGTGTACTCGAGCGGCCAGCGGGTGCGCCCGAAGTCGCCGAACCAGGACCGGTACCTGCAGGCCATCCGCGACAACGACCTGGTCTTTGGCATCGGGCCGGCGGGGACCGGGAAGACCTACCTGGCGGTCGCCGCGGCGGTGCAACTGCTCAAGAGCAACCGGGTCAAGCGGCTGATCCTGGTCCGGCCGGCGGTGGAGGCGGGGGAGCGGCTGGGGTTCCTGCCTGGGGACATCGAGGCCAAGGTGCACCCCTACCTGAGGCCGCTGCTCGATGCGCTGCACGACATGATGGATTATGCGACCATCAAGCGGTTCATGCTCAGCGACGTCGTCGAGATCGTTCCGCTGGCGTACATGCGTGGGCGGACGCTGAACAACGCATGCATCATCCTCGACGAAGCCCAGAACTCCACACGCGGGCAGATGCAGATGTTCCTGACCCGGATGGGCCACGGCAGCAAGACCATCGTCAATGGGGACACGACCCAGATCGACCTGCCGGATCCGACGGCGAGCGGGCTGGTTGATGCGGCCCGGCGGCTCCGACGCGTGCCCGGGGTGGACTTTGTAACACTGGACCGGGCGGACATCGTTCGCCACCCCCTTGTACAGAGGATTGTTGAGGCGTACGGCAACCCGGAGCACCCCGAGCGGGCCGACCTGATCGAGCAGGGTCAGGGAATGGCCAAGACAACACCCGAATCGAGGGGTGTCGACGAGACTGATCTGAGTGTCAGCAATGGGGGCACGCCGCAGGAACGACGATGA
- a CDS encoding PAS domain-containing protein: MMRTVVSAWAIMLAGMGGGAVWIVISNGSRESVWFLIVLSVAGTLAVGIRGLRWARQLKRIEASARSLVDWTLASTTKETTAEPPGGAARLEDDEFSTLRATILELGRRLSGHLKELAKKSRNLESLIDALDEPVIATDNQERVLLCNRSAESLLGAGPGRVVGQPIDSLFTQDDLLRMHAAARAGEVRRGRVKVTTPLGPRVFQVSAAPLQAAWGEGVFGAVLLLRDVTELDRADQVKTDFVANASHELRTPVATIRGSLETLLDGAKDDPEMGPKLLRMALSHAERLEEMTRDLLDLSRLESPDLIVEDKALDLDRMETSLRGMFEDICSKRRLSLSLEFDAGLRGVRTDPRLVNLILRNLVENATKFAYEGTTIRVRGRVGPVTPGGGRDARGVARFEVLDKGIGIPLNVRERVFERYFQVEPARTGTGNALRGTGLGLAIAKHAARALDGEIGLDSVYREGTTAWVELPVVIGG; encoded by the coding sequence ATGATGCGTACGGTGGTGTCCGCGTGGGCGATCATGCTCGCGGGCATGGGCGGCGGGGCGGTGTGGATCGTCATCAGCAACGGCAGCCGGGAATCGGTGTGGTTCCTGATCGTCCTCAGCGTGGCGGGGACGCTGGCGGTGGGAATCCGCGGGCTGCGGTGGGCTCGCCAACTCAAGCGGATCGAGGCGTCGGCGAGGTCGCTGGTCGACTGGACGCTGGCGTCGACGACCAAGGAGACCACGGCGGAGCCGCCGGGTGGGGCAGCACGCCTGGAGGACGACGAGTTCTCGACCCTGCGCGCCACCATCCTGGAACTTGGGCGGCGCCTGTCGGGCCACCTCAAGGAACTCGCGAAGAAGAGCCGCAATCTCGAGTCGCTTATTGATGCACTGGACGAGCCGGTCATCGCCACGGACAACCAGGAGCGGGTGCTGCTGTGCAACCGCTCGGCGGAATCACTACTGGGAGCCGGGCCGGGCAGGGTTGTGGGGCAGCCGATCGACTCGCTGTTCACGCAGGATGACCTGCTGCGGATGCACGCGGCGGCCCGCGCCGGCGAGGTGCGGAGAGGTCGGGTGAAGGTCACCACCCCGCTGGGGCCGCGGGTGTTCCAGGTTTCGGCCGCGCCGCTGCAGGCGGCCTGGGGAGAGGGGGTCTTCGGGGCGGTGTTGCTGCTGCGCGATGTGACAGAACTGGACCGCGCCGACCAGGTAAAGACGGACTTTGTGGCCAACGCATCGCACGAACTGCGGACGCCGGTGGCCACCATCCGCGGATCGCTCGAGACGCTACTGGACGGCGCGAAGGACGACCCGGAGATGGGCCCCAAACTGCTGCGCATGGCGCTGAGCCACGCGGAGCGCCTCGAGGAGATGACGCGGGATTTGCTTGACCTCTCGCGGCTGGAATCGCCCGACTTAATCGTCGAGGACAAGGCGCTGGACCTTGATCGCATGGAGACGTCCCTGCGCGGGATGTTCGAGGACATATGCAGCAAGCGCAGGCTCTCTCTCTCGCTGGAGTTTGATGCCGGCCTGCGCGGGGTGAGGACCGATCCCCGGCTGGTCAACCTCATCCTGCGCAACCTGGTCGAGAACGCGACGAAGTTCGCGTACGAAGGGACCACGATCCGCGTGCGCGGCAGGGTCGGCCCGGTAACGCCGGGTGGCGGGCGTGACGCGAGGGGGGTAGCGAGGTTCGAGGTCCTCGACAAGGGGATCGGCATCCCCCTCAACGTGCGGGAGCGCGTCTTCGAGCGCTACTTCCAGGTCGAGCCGGCGAGGACCGGAACCGGGAACGCCCTGCGCGGCACGGGGCTGGGTCTGGCGATCGCCAAGCACGCGGCCCGGGCGCTCGACGGCGAGATCGGGCTGGACTCGGTGTACCGCGAGGGGACCACGGCGTGGGTGGAACTGCCGGTGGTCATCGGCGGGTGA
- a CDS encoding response regulator, whose product MPTPKRVVIVEDERDLADLLAYNLQKSGYETATAHDGRSGLALIRDRIPDLVLLDVMLPQLSGLEVAREVRTNPTTAGIPIILLTARASETDQLAGLGMGADDYVTKPFSTKVLLARVDAVLRRAPATGAATETARLGPIELDLNTHVVTVDSEPIKTTLTEFRILVALIRANGKTQSRYDLMSRVMGPGVMVTTRTIDVHIAAIRKKLGRHGQMIRTIRGVGYRISEDSELGESASVHAADSQD is encoded by the coding sequence ATGCCGACTCCCAAGCGCGTCGTGATCGTCGAAGATGAACGCGACCTGGCTGACTTGTTGGCGTACAACCTCCAGAAATCGGGGTATGAAACCGCGACGGCTCATGATGGTCGTTCCGGCCTCGCCCTGATCCGCGATCGGATTCCGGACCTCGTGCTCCTTGATGTCATGTTGCCCCAGCTCTCGGGTCTCGAGGTCGCCAGGGAGGTCAGGACCAACCCGACCACGGCGGGGATTCCGATCATCCTGCTCACGGCTCGAGCCTCCGAGACGGATCAGTTGGCCGGACTGGGGATGGGGGCGGACGACTACGTCACCAAGCCGTTCTCGACCAAGGTCCTCCTTGCGCGAGTGGATGCCGTACTCCGGCGGGCCCCTGCCACGGGCGCCGCGACGGAGACGGCACGCCTGGGCCCGATCGAGCTCGACCTCAACACCCACGTTGTGACCGTCGACTCGGAGCCGATCAAGACCACGCTGACGGAGTTCCGCATCCTCGTGGCCCTCATCCGGGCCAACGGCAAGACGCAGAGCCGCTACGACCTGATGTCGCGGGTCATGGGCCCCGGCGTCATGGTGACCACTCGCACCATCGACGTGCACATCGCCGCGATCAGGAAGAAGCTCGGCCGGCACGGCCAGATGATCCGAACCATCCGCGGCGTGGGCTACCGCATCTCGGAGGACTCTGAGCTTGGGGAGTCCGCGAGCGTGCACGCGGCGGATTCGCAGGACTGA